A single region of the Stenotrophomonas sp. Marseille-Q4652 genome encodes:
- the kdsA gene encoding 3-deoxy-8-phosphooctulonate synthase, which yields MKLCGFDVGLDQPLFLIAGPCVIESMQLQLDVAGRLKEITSQLGINFIFKSSFDKANRTSGTAFRGPGMEEGLKVLAEVKKQIGVPVLTDVHEYTPMDEVASVVDVLQTPAFLVRQTDFIRKVCAAGKPVNIKKGQFLSPWDMKPVVEKAKSTGNNDIMVCERGASFGYNNLVSDMRSLAVMRDTGCPVVFDATHSVQLPGGQGSSSGGQREFVPVLARAAVAVGVSGLFAETHPDPSKALSDGPNAWPLDRMAELLETLLELDTVTKKHGFERFA from the coding sequence ATGAAACTGTGTGGATTCGACGTCGGGCTGGACCAGCCCCTGTTCCTGATCGCAGGTCCGTGCGTGATCGAGTCGATGCAGCTGCAGCTGGACGTGGCCGGCCGGCTGAAGGAAATCACCAGCCAGCTGGGCATCAACTTCATCTTCAAGTCCAGCTTCGACAAGGCCAACCGTACCTCGGGCACCGCGTTCCGCGGCCCGGGCATGGAGGAAGGTCTGAAGGTGCTGGCCGAGGTCAAGAAGCAGATCGGCGTGCCGGTGCTCACCGACGTGCACGAGTACACCCCGATGGACGAGGTGGCCTCGGTGGTCGACGTGCTGCAGACCCCCGCCTTCCTGGTCCGCCAGACCGATTTCATCAGAAAGGTCTGCGCCGCCGGCAAGCCGGTCAACATCAAGAAGGGCCAGTTCCTGTCGCCGTGGGACATGAAGCCGGTCGTCGAGAAGGCCAAGTCCACCGGCAACAACGACATCATGGTCTGCGAGCGCGGCGCCAGCTTCGGCTACAACAACCTGGTCAGCGACATGCGCTCGCTGGCGGTGATGCGCGATACCGGCTGCCCGGTGGTGTTCGACGCCACCCACTCGGTGCAGCTGCCGGGCGGGCAGGGCAGCAGTTCCGGCGGCCAGCGCGAGTTCGTGCCGGTGCTGGCGCGCGCGGCCGTTGCGGTCGGCGTGTCCGGCCTGTTCGCCGAGACCCACCCGGATCCGTCCAAGGCGCTGTCCGATGGCCCCAATGCGTGGCCGCTGGACCGCATGGCCGAACTGCTGGAAACCCTGCTCGAGCTCGACACGGTCACCAAGAAGCACGGCTTCGAGCGTTTTGCCTGA